One part of the Bacteroidia bacterium genome encodes these proteins:
- a CDS encoding class I SAM-dependent methyltransferase, whose product MDSPIMEGFNQYFNANKALWNKKTAVHEHSDFYELEKFKAGASSLRSVELEEIGEVKGKSLLHLQCHFGMDTLSWAREGAEVTGMDFSDAAISKAKELSAELDIPAKFVCCNVYDLPKHLEGKFDIVFTSYGTIGWLPDLDAWAKVIAHFLKAGGQFYMVDFHPFIWMHNYEMDSIDYSYFNEEVIAETTEGTYADRSADIKQAEYGWNHPISEILNALIGAGLKLEVFNEFNFSTWNCFENLKEIGRYKYQFKHLGAKIPVMYSIKARSEGT is encoded by the coding sequence ATGGACTCACCTATTATGGAAGGATTTAATCAATATTTTAATGCCAATAAGGCTCTGTGGAACAAGAAAACGGCTGTCCACGAGCATTCTGACTTTTATGAGTTGGAGAAATTTAAAGCCGGAGCAAGTAGCCTGCGTTCTGTTGAGTTGGAAGAAATAGGCGAAGTAAAAGGAAAGTCTTTGCTTCATCTCCAATGCCATTTTGGAATGGATACCTTGTCCTGGGCGAGGGAAGGTGCAGAAGTCACAGGCATGGATTTTTCGGATGCAGCCATTTCCAAGGCAAAAGAACTCTCTGCGGAACTGGATATCCCCGCTAAGTTTGTCTGTTGCAATGTCTATGACCTGCCAAAACATCTGGAAGGAAAATTTGACATTGTTTTTACTTCTTATGGGACTATTGGTTGGTTGCCGGATTTGGATGCATGGGCAAAGGTTATTGCCCACTTCCTAAAAGCGGGCGGACAATTCTACATGGTGGACTTTCATCCTTTTATCTGGATGCACAATTATGAAATGGATAGCATCGATTATTCCTATTTCAATGAGGAAGTAATCGCCGAAACCACTGAAGGGACTTATGCAGATCGAAGTGCAGATATCAAACAGGCAGAGTATGGCTGGAACCACCCGATTAGTGAAATTCTGAATGCCTTGATTGGTGCCGGCTTGAAGCTGGAGGTTTTCAATGAATTCAATTTTTCTACCTGGAATTGTTTTGAGAATCTCAAGGAAATCGGCCGCTATAAGTATCAATTCAAGCATTTGGGGGCAAAGATTCCGGTGATGTATTCGATCAAAGCTCGGTCAGAAGGTACCTAA